A genomic segment from Sulfuritalea hydrogenivorans sk43H encodes:
- a CDS encoding sensor histidine kinase produces MNVITWLVPPNARDDARKDTRHRGIAKALLTISLVATLMLVGILLVSGRLPPAQYVLFAAGIVTPILGAVLIRVTADITLGLILTNIGGIVIVGIWAFISGGINSIALPGFLANLALLSTFGNVAILLVTGVAMAVALVLLYFATVLNWLPASIVSPAEMPGLMLTSMLGSAMMVVLAGVTVARGRAQVKAHLREALHAAEQAARAKAVFLRSMGQEFRTPLNTVIGFAEQLAADRQAPLGPAQQNGVGHILTAGQHLGDLLTQVLEMSRIEAGEQTLNIEPVRIDQAVGPCLSIIELEARQRGVALVDECDAHAGSLVWADRVLLRQVLLNLLSNAVKFNRRGGTVTLSCEPAGAAYLRIGIADTGAGIPASRRGELFQPFSRLGLEEGTSQGAGLGLVMSKRLVERMRGRIGCESVEGLGSTFWVELPLAETPAARA; encoded by the coding sequence ATGAACGTCATCACCTGGCTTGTACCGCCGAACGCCCGCGACGATGCGCGCAAGGACACGCGCCACCGCGGCATCGCGAAAGCACTGCTGACCATTTCGCTGGTCGCCACGCTGATGCTGGTCGGCATCCTGCTGGTGAGCGGCCGCCTGCCGCCGGCCCAGTACGTACTGTTCGCCGCCGGCATCGTCACGCCGATCCTCGGCGCGGTGCTGATCCGCGTCACGGCCGACATCACGCTGGGCCTGATCCTGACCAACATCGGCGGCATCGTGATCGTCGGGATCTGGGCCTTCATCAGCGGCGGCATCAACTCGATCGCGCTGCCGGGTTTTCTCGCCAACCTGGCCCTGCTCAGCACTTTTGGCAACGTCGCGATCCTGCTGGTCACGGGGGTGGCCATGGCGGTGGCGCTGGTGCTGCTGTATTTCGCGACGGTGCTGAACTGGCTGCCGGCGAGCATCGTTTCGCCGGCGGAAATGCCGGGGCTGATGCTGACCTCGATGCTCGGCTCGGCCATGATGGTGGTGCTGGCCGGCGTGACCGTGGCGCGCGGCCGGGCGCAGGTGAAGGCGCACCTGCGCGAAGCGCTGCACGCGGCGGAGCAGGCCGCCCGCGCCAAGGCGGTGTTTCTGCGTTCGATGGGCCAGGAGTTCCGCACGCCGCTGAATACCGTGATCGGCTTTGCCGAACAGCTCGCCGCCGACCGGCAGGCGCCGCTCGGCCCGGCGCAGCAGAACGGCGTCGGCCACATCCTGACGGCGGGACAGCATCTTGGCGACCTGCTGACGCAGGTCCTGGAAATGAGCCGCATCGAGGCCGGCGAGCAGACGCTGAACATCGAACCAGTGCGCATCGACCAGGCGGTCGGGCCCTGCCTGTCGATCATCGAGCTGGAAGCGCGGCAGCGCGGCGTGGCGCTGGTCGACGAATGCGACGCCCATGCCGGGTCGCTGGTCTGGGCCGATCGCGTGCTGCTCAGGCAGGTGCTGCTGAACCTGCTGTCGAATGCCGTCAAGTTCAACCGCCGGGGCGGCACGGTGACCCTGAGCTGCGAACCGGCCGGCGCGGCCTACCTGCGCATCGGCATTGCCGATACCGGGGCCGGCATCCCCGCATCGCGCCGCGGCGAACTGTTCCAGCCTTTTTCGCGACTGGGCCTGGAAGAAGGGACGAGCCAGGGCGCCGGCCTCGGGCTGGTGATGTCGAAACGGCTGGTGGAAAGAATGCGCGGCCGCATCGGCTGCGAGTCCGTCGAGGGCCTCGGCAGCACGTTCTGGGTCGAGTTGCCGCTGGCCGAGACGCCCGCCGCCCGCGCCTGA
- a CDS encoding type II toxin-antitoxin system Phd/YefM family antitoxin: MITVTSVEAQSRFGELIDRSQREPIEVTRRGRTVAYVVSEQDMQALANVKKRREEAARWYSQYRARVMPSSVADLTDADVNRLVHELR, translated from the coding sequence ATGATTACCGTCACATCGGTCGAAGCGCAAAGCCGCTTTGGCGAATTGATCGATCGTTCGCAGCGCGAGCCGATAGAGGTTACGCGCCGTGGCCGGACCGTGGCCTACGTCGTTTCGGAACAAGATATGCAGGCCCTGGCGAATGTGAAGAAGCGTCGGGAAGAGGCTGCGCGGTGGTATTCGCAATACCGGGCGCGGGTGATGCCGTCGAGTGTCGCCGACCTGACCGATGCCGACGTGAATCGCCTGGTGCATGAGCTTCGATAG
- the bioF gene encoding 8-amino-7-oxononanoate synthase: MDAAHRLRRLRPWHWGDGSLHDADGRALIDASSNDYLGLSQHPLVKARAAEWAERHGAGAPASRLVTGTRDITLALEQRLAEFKGCEAALLFSSGFQANATVIPALAKVGAGDTANAAAIFSDELNHASIIHGARFAKCNTEIFRHNDLDHLDELLGRHSANPGRKLILTESVFSMDGDRADLAALVQLAERHGAALYVDEAHASGVLGPQGRGLAAECGGVDVVMGTLGKAFGAFGAYIAGSRALIDWLVNRCAGFIYTTALPPAVLGAVDAALDLVPGMDAERAQLARNSQRLREMLAQRNYDTLGSSTQIIPAVIGSDADALAAARRLEEAGVLGVAIRPPTVPEGTSRLRFTLNSRLDEQGMQRLLDAVAASLPLRC, encoded by the coding sequence TTGGACGCAGCCCATCGCCTGCGCCGCCTGCGCCCCTGGCATTGGGGCGACGGCTCCTTGCACGATGCCGACGGCCGCGCACTGATCGATGCCTCGTCCAACGATTACCTCGGCCTCTCGCAGCACCCGCTGGTCAAGGCCCGCGCCGCCGAATGGGCCGAGCGCCACGGCGCCGGTGCGCCGGCCTCGCGGCTGGTCACCGGCACGCGCGACATCACGCTTGCCCTCGAGCAAAGGCTGGCCGAGTTCAAGGGTTGCGAAGCAGCACTGCTGTTCTCCAGCGGCTTCCAGGCCAATGCCACGGTGATTCCGGCGCTGGCAAAAGTCGGCGCTGGTGACACGGCAAATGCGGCGGCGATTTTCAGCGACGAGCTCAACCACGCCAGCATCATCCACGGCGCACGCTTCGCGAAGTGCAACACGGAGATATTCCGCCACAACGACCTCGACCACCTCGATGAGCTTCTCGGCAGGCACTCGGCAAACCCCGGCCGCAAGCTGATCCTTACCGAATCGGTGTTCAGCATGGACGGTGACCGCGCCGACCTGGCGGCGCTGGTGCAACTGGCCGAGCGTCACGGCGCGGCGCTGTATGTCGACGAAGCGCACGCCAGCGGCGTGCTCGGTCCGCAGGGGCGCGGACTCGCGGCGGAATGTGGCGGCGTGGATGTCGTGATGGGCACGCTGGGCAAGGCCTTCGGTGCTTTCGGCGCCTACATCGCCGGCTCGCGGGCGCTGATCGACTGGCTGGTCAACCGCTGCGCTGGCTTCATCTACACCACGGCACTGCCGCCGGCGGTACTGGGCGCGGTGGATGCCGCGCTCGACCTGGTGCCTGGCATGGACGCGGAGCGGGCGCAACTGGCGCGAAATTCACAACGCTTGCGCGAGATGCTGGCGCAGCGCAACTACGACACGCTTGGCTCCAGCACCCAGATCATTCCGGCGGTGATCGGCAGCGACGCGGACGCGCTGGCCGCCGCCCGGCGACTCGAAGAGGCCGGTGTGCTCGGCGTCGCCATCCGCCCGCCGACCGTGCCCGAAGGCACCAGCCGGCTTCGCTTCACGCTCAACAGCCGGCTCGACGAACAAGGCATGCAGCGACTGCTGGACGCCGTCGCCGCCAGCCTGCCGCTCAGGTGTTGA
- the apbC gene encoding iron-sulfur cluster carrier protein ApbC, with protein MSINEQSIQDALKTVVDANTGKDLVSGRSVKNIKITGSDVALDVELGYPAKSQIEGLRAAVIAQLKTLPGIGNVSANVFSKVVTHAVQKGVKLIPGVKNIIAVASGKGGVGKSTTAVNLALALSAEGATVGLLDADIYGPSLPTMLGIPAGRPESADGKSLEPMDAHGIQAMSIGFLIDPEQPMVWRGPMVTQALTQLLTETRWRDVDYLVIDMPPGTGDIQLTLAQQVPVTGAIIVTTPQDIALLDARKGLKMFEKVGIPILGIVENMSIHICSKCGHAEHIFGSGGGDRMAKDYEVEMLGALPLDMAIRMQMDGGKPTVEAEPDGAATVIYKTIARRIAVKIAEKAKDHTSKFPSIKVVNT; from the coding sequence ATGTCCATCAACGAACAAAGCATCCAGGATGCGCTCAAGACCGTGGTCGACGCCAACACCGGCAAGGACCTCGTCAGCGGCCGCAGCGTCAAGAACATCAAGATCACGGGCAGCGATGTCGCGCTCGACGTCGAACTCGGCTACCCGGCCAAGAGCCAGATCGAAGGCCTGCGCGCGGCGGTGATCGCGCAACTGAAAACACTGCCGGGCATCGGCAACGTCAGCGCCAACGTGTTTTCGAAAGTGGTGACGCATGCGGTGCAGAAGGGCGTCAAGCTGATCCCCGGCGTCAAGAACATCATCGCCGTGGCCAGCGGCAAGGGCGGCGTCGGCAAGTCGACCACCGCCGTCAATCTTGCCTTGGCGCTGTCGGCCGAAGGCGCCACGGTGGGCCTGCTCGATGCCGACATCTACGGCCCCTCGCTGCCGACCATGCTGGGCATTCCGGCCGGCCGGCCGGAATCCGCCGATGGTAAGAGCCTCGAACCGATGGACGCGCACGGCATCCAGGCGATGTCGATCGGCTTCCTGATCGATCCCGAGCAGCCCATGGTCTGGCGCGGCCCGATGGTGACGCAGGCCCTGACGCAGCTGCTGACCGAAACACGCTGGCGCGATGTCGATTACCTCGTCATCGACATGCCGCCCGGCACCGGCGACATCCAGTTGACGCTGGCGCAGCAGGTGCCGGTGACCGGCGCCATCATCGTCACCACGCCGCAGGACATCGCCCTGCTGGATGCGAGGAAGGGCCTCAAGATGTTCGAGAAGGTCGGCATCCCGATCCTCGGCATCGTCGAGAACATGAGCATCCACATCTGTTCCAAGTGCGGCCATGCCGAACACATTTTCGGTTCCGGCGGCGGCGACAGGATGGCGAAGGACTACGAGGTCGAGATGCTCGGCGCGCTGCCGCTCGACATGGCGATCCGCATGCAGATGGACGGCGGCAAGCCGACCGTCGAAGCCGAGCCGGACGGCGCGGCGACGGTGATCTACAAGACCATCGCGCGCCGCATCGCGGTGAAGATCGCCGAGAAGGCCAAGGACCACACCAGCAAGTTCCCCAGCATCAAGGTCGTCAACACCTGA
- the metG gene encoding methionine--tRNA ligase, protein MTRKILVTSALPYANGAIHLGHLVEYIQTDIWTRFQKMRGHDCWYVCADDTHGTPIMLRAEKEGITPEQLIARVHAEHSRDFAGFHVAFDNYHSTHSPETRHYSEDIYGKLKAAGLIEVRSIEQYYDPVKNMFLPDRFIKGECPKCGAKDQYGDACESCGAAYAPTDLKNPYSAVSGAQPVLKSSDHYFFKLSDPRCQEFLRRATREVCKAQPEAINKLQEWLGEPGENKLTDWDISRDAPYFGFEIPGAPGKFFYVWLDAPIGYMGSFKNFCAKKGLDFDEFWGKGSQAELYHFIGKDILYFHALFWPAELEHAGYRTPTSVFAHGFLTVDGAKMSKSRGTFITAESYLAQGLNPEWLRYYFAAKLNGTMEDIDLNLEDFVARVNSDLIGKYINIASRCAGFITKRFDGKLARVERNSIIEEMAGAADAIAQYYEARDFARAVREIMALADKANVFIANAKPWEVAKQEGKDELLHSICTEGLAMFRLLSLYLKPILPKLVQRAEEFLNVAPLHWQDAGFQLPIHHLINPYEHLMQRIDPKLTEALVAANRESLEPAAAIAVAPAPTVAEPHSPQRHAQHQQATEDKQQGQASPAAQHISIDDFAKVDLRVARIADARHVEGADKLIQLTLDLGADGTRNVFAGIKSAYDPAQLVGRLTVMVANLAPRKMKFGLSEGMVLAASDTDGKSPGLFLLSPDSGAQPGMRVK, encoded by the coding sequence ATGACCCGCAAGATCCTCGTCACCAGCGCCCTGCCCTATGCCAACGGCGCGATCCACCTCGGCCACCTGGTCGAGTACATCCAGACCGACATCTGGACGCGCTTCCAGAAGATGCGCGGCCACGACTGCTGGTACGTCTGCGCCGACGACACCCACGGCACGCCGATCATGCTGCGCGCCGAGAAGGAGGGCATCACGCCCGAACAGCTGATCGCCCGCGTGCATGCCGAGCATTCGCGCGATTTCGCCGGCTTCCATGTCGCCTTCGACAATTACCACAGCACGCATTCGCCCGAGACGCGCCACTATTCCGAGGACATCTACGGCAAGCTCAAGGCCGCCGGCCTGATCGAGGTGCGCTCCATCGAGCAGTACTACGACCCGGTCAAGAACATGTTCCTGCCCGACCGCTTCATCAAGGGCGAATGCCCCAAGTGCGGCGCGAAAGACCAGTACGGCGATGCCTGCGAATCCTGCGGCGCGGCCTATGCCCCGACCGACTTGAAGAACCCCTACTCGGCGGTCTCCGGCGCGCAGCCGGTGCTGAAATCCTCCGACCACTATTTCTTCAAGCTCTCCGATCCGCGCTGCCAGGAGTTCCTGCGCCGCGCCACGCGCGAGGTCTGCAAGGCGCAGCCCGAGGCGATCAACAAGCTGCAGGAATGGCTCGGCGAGCCGGGCGAGAACAAGCTCACCGACTGGGACATCTCGCGCGACGCGCCCTACTTCGGCTTCGAGATTCCCGGTGCCCCGGGAAAATTCTTCTACGTCTGGCTCGACGCGCCGATCGGCTACATGGGTTCGTTCAAGAATTTCTGCGCGAAGAAGGGGCTGGATTTCGACGAGTTCTGGGGCAAGGGCTCGCAGGCCGAGTTGTACCACTTCATCGGCAAGGACATCCTCTACTTCCACGCCCTGTTCTGGCCGGCCGAGCTGGAACACGCCGGATATCGCACGCCGACCAGCGTCTTCGCCCACGGCTTCCTCACCGTCGACGGCGCCAAGATGTCCAAGTCGCGCGGCACCTTCATCACCGCCGAGAGCTATCTGGCGCAGGGCCTCAACCCCGAATGGCTGCGCTATTACTTCGCCGCCAAGCTGAACGGCACGATGGAGGACATCGACCTCAACCTCGAGGACTTCGTCGCCCGCGTGAACAGCGACCTTATCGGCAAGTACATCAACATCGCCAGCCGCTGCGCCGGCTTCATCACCAAGCGCTTCGACGGCAAGCTCGCCAGGGTCGAGCGCAACAGCATCATCGAGGAAATGGCCGGCGCGGCGGACGCTATCGCCCAGTACTACGAGGCCCGCGACTTCGCCCGTGCCGTGCGCGAGATCATGGCCCTGGCCGACAAGGCGAATGTCTTCATCGCCAACGCGAAGCCCTGGGAAGTGGCAAAGCAGGAGGGAAAGGACGAGCTTCTGCACAGCATCTGCACCGAAGGCCTCGCCATGTTCCGGCTCCTGAGCCTCTATCTCAAGCCGATCCTGCCCAAGCTGGTGCAGCGCGCCGAAGAGTTCCTCAACGTCGCCCCGCTGCATTGGCAGGACGCCGGCTTCCAGTTGCCGATCCATCACCTGATCAATCCCTACGAGCACCTGATGCAGCGCATCGATCCCAAGCTGACCGAGGCCCTGGTCGCCGCCAACCGCGAATCGCTGGAACCCGCGGCCGCGATCGCCGTAGCGCCAGCGCCGACTGTTGCAGAGCCGCACTCGCCGCAACGCCACGCCCAGCACCAGCAGGCGACCGAAGACAAGCAGCAGGGCCAGGCCAGCCCCGCCGCGCAGCACATTTCGATCGACGACTTCGCCAAGGTCGACCTGCGTGTCGCGCGCATCGCCGATGCGCGCCACGTCGAAGGCGCCGACAAGCTGATCCAGCTCACCCTCGACCTCGGCGCCGACGGCACGCGCAATGTCTTTGCCGGCATCAAGTCGGCCTACGATCCGGCGCAGCTGGTCGGCCGCCTCACGGTGATGGTGGCCAACCTCGCCCCGCGCAAGATGAAATTCGGCCTCTCCGAAGGCATGGTGCTCGCCGCCTCGGACACCGACGGCAAGTCGCCCGGGCTGTTCCTGCTGTCCCCGGACAGCGGCGCGCAACCGGGCATGCGGGTGAAGTAG
- a CDS encoding peroxiredoxin, whose translation MAVLVGKPAPDFTATAVFGNNEIKELKLSSLRGKHVVLFFYPLDFTFVCPSELIAFDHRLAEFKQRGVEVIGCSIDSEFTHLAWKNTPVNNGGIGQVGYPLVADINHAICQAYDVEAAGGVAFRGSFLIDKAGVVQHQVVNNLPLGRDIDEMLRMVDALQFVEEHGEVCPAGWKKGKKGMNASTEGVAKYLAENAAAL comes from the coding sequence ATGGCCGTACTCGTCGGCAAGCCCGCCCCCGACTTCACCGCAACCGCCGTTTTCGGCAACAACGAAATCAAGGAGCTGAAGCTCTCCTCCCTGCGCGGCAAGCATGTCGTGCTGTTCTTCTACCCGCTCGACTTCACCTTTGTCTGCCCCTCCGAACTGATCGCCTTCGACCATCGCCTGGCTGAATTCAAACAGCGCGGCGTCGAAGTCATCGGCTGCTCGATCGATTCCGAGTTCACGCACCTCGCGTGGAAGAACACCCCGGTGAACAACGGCGGCATCGGCCAGGTCGGCTATCCGCTGGTGGCCGACATCAACCACGCCATCTGCCAGGCCTATGACGTCGAAGCCGCCGGCGGCGTGGCTTTCCGCGGTTCCTTCCTGATCGACAAGGCCGGCGTGGTGCAGCACCAGGTGGTGAACAACCTGCCGCTGGGCCGCGACATCGACGAAATGCTGCGCATGGTCGATGCCCTGCAATTCGTCGAGGAACACGGCGAAGTCTGCCCGGCGGGCTGGAAGAAAGGCAAGAAGGGCATGAACGCCTCGACCGAAGGCGTCGCCAAGTACCTGGCCGAGAACGCCGCCGCGCTCTAA
- a CDS encoding acylphosphatase has product MAETRRLVITGLVQGVGFRYAMLAQARLLGINGWVRNRRDGSVEAVISGDARQVEAMLDWSRNGPAGASVGNVMSEDASGDYRDFELRPTA; this is encoded by the coding sequence GTGGCGGAGACTCGCCGCCTGGTCATCACCGGCCTGGTGCAGGGCGTCGGCTTCCGTTACGCGATGCTGGCGCAGGCCCGCCTGCTGGGCATCAACGGCTGGGTGCGGAATCGCCGCGACGGCAGCGTCGAAGCGGTGATTTCCGGCGACGCCAGGCAGGTCGAGGCGATGCTGGACTGGAGCCGCAACGGCCCGGCCGGCGCCTCGGTTGGCAATGTCATGAGCGAAGACGCCAGCGGCGATTACCGGGATTTCGAGCTGCGCCCGACCGCATGA
- a CDS encoding putative toxin-antitoxin system toxin component, PIN family, translated as MLISAAIRPQSIPALALEKALLYFDVCVSEETLTELAAVLLRRKFDRYAPKALRQTFIDGFRERSVLFAVSGEVSDCPDPKDNKFLALAEAAEAELIVASDPHLTDMHPWRGIPIMPPAAFLVGIR; from the coding sequence GTGCTGATCAGCGCCGCGATTCGTCCGCAATCGATTCCCGCGCTGGCGCTGGAAAAGGCGTTGTTGTATTTCGATGTATGCGTCAGTGAAGAAACGCTGACGGAACTGGCGGCGGTGTTGTTGCGCCGGAAATTTGATCGCTATGCCCCGAAAGCATTGCGCCAGACGTTTATCGACGGCTTTCGCGAGCGTTCAGTATTGTTTGCGGTGAGCGGCGAGGTAAGTGATTGCCCCGATCCCAAGGACAACAAGTTCCTCGCGTTGGCCGAGGCCGCCGAGGCCGAGTTGATCGTTGCCAGCGATCCGCACCTGACGGACATGCATCCATGGCGCGGCATTCCAATCATGCCGCCGGCGGCGTTTCTGGTCGGCATTCGCTAG
- the bioD gene encoding dethiobiotin synthase, whose protein sequence is MGANFITGTGTDIGKTWLACVLLRHWRAEGRVVAAFKPVLSGFDPAQAAASDAGALLAALGREASIAELDAVAPWRFAAPLSPDMAAALEGRRVDFEQLVGFTRRAAAAPDRPVLVEGVGGVMAPLDETHTVRDWIVASGLPCVLVAGSYLGSLSHTLTAIAALAGVGAGVTAIAVNETPDSTVTLDATLETLSRHAPGIPLVGIARAAPRSGVARLAGLLA, encoded by the coding sequence ATGGGCGCGAATTTTATCACCGGCACCGGTACCGACATCGGCAAGACCTGGCTTGCCTGCGTCCTGCTGCGCCATTGGCGGGCCGAGGGACGAGTCGTGGCGGCCTTCAAGCCGGTGCTGTCCGGTTTCGATCCGGCGCAGGCCGCCGCCAGCGATGCGGGCGCCTTGCTGGCCGCGCTGGGCCGCGAAGCGAGTATTGCCGAACTGGATGCCGTCGCGCCCTGGCGCTTTGCCGCGCCCTTGTCGCCGGACATGGCGGCGGCGCTGGAAGGGCGCCGGGTCGACTTCGAGCAGCTGGTCGGGTTTACCCGCCGTGCTGCCGCTGCGCCGGATCGGCCGGTGCTGGTCGAAGGCGTCGGCGGCGTCATGGCGCCGCTCGACGAAACGCATACCGTGCGCGACTGGATCGTCGCCAGCGGCCTGCCCTGCGTGCTGGTGGCCGGCAGCTATCTGGGCAGCCTGAGCCACACGCTGACGGCGATCGCGGCACTTGCCGGAGTCGGCGCTGGCGTGACGGCGATTGCGGTCAATGAGACGCCGGATTCGACCGTCACGCTCGATGCGACGCTGGAAACCCTGTCGCGCCACGCGCCAGGAATCCCGCTGGTGGGGATTGCGCGGGCCGCACCCCGGTCCGGCGTGGCCCGGCTGGCCGGGTTGCTTGCCTGA
- a CDS encoding adenosylmethionine--8-amino-7-oxononanoate transaminase has product MSDWLTPGLTHLWLPYTQMQTAPAPLPVVATQGVRIRLADGRELIDGISSWWTACHGYNHPHIRAAIERQLASLPHVMFAGLVHEPAARLAQRLAALLPGDLERVFFTESGSVAVEVALKMAIQYWRNKGQAEKQRIVYFRHGYHGDTFATMALCDPEEGMHSLFAGAMPDQIMAELPSDETMRRAFELLLETHGERLAAVIIEPLVQGAGGMQMHDAATLAFIAAACARHKLLLIADEIMTGFGRTGRMFACEEADELTSTIPDIVCLSKALTGGTLPLAATVARRHVFEAFLADDPAAALMHGPTYMANALACAAANASLDLFESEPRLAQVAAIEAQLAAELGPCRDLAGVAEVRVKGAIGAVELAGRIELDALRRRFAELGVWVRPFGKVVYLMPPFVIAAEDLTTLTAAVRQVLTERARQL; this is encoded by the coding sequence ATGTCCGACTGGCTTACCCCGGGACTCACCCACCTCTGGCTGCCCTACACGCAGATGCAGACCGCGCCGGCGCCGCTGCCGGTGGTTGCGACGCAGGGCGTGCGCATCCGCCTAGCCGACGGCCGCGAGCTGATCGACGGCATTTCCTCATGGTGGACCGCCTGCCACGGCTACAACCACCCGCACATTCGTGCCGCGATCGAGCGGCAGCTTGCGAGCCTGCCCCACGTGATGTTCGCCGGCCTGGTGCACGAACCGGCGGCGCGCCTCGCGCAGCGCCTCGCCGCGCTGCTGCCGGGCGACCTGGAGCGCGTCTTCTTCACCGAGTCCGGCTCGGTGGCGGTGGAAGTGGCGCTCAAGATGGCGATCCAGTACTGGCGCAACAAGGGGCAGGCGGAGAAGCAGCGCATCGTTTATTTCCGCCACGGCTACCACGGCGACACCTTTGCCACCATGGCGCTGTGTGACCCCGAGGAAGGCATGCACAGCCTGTTCGCCGGCGCCATGCCGGACCAGATCATGGCCGAACTGCCCAGCGACGAAACCATGCGGCGCGCCTTCGAGCTGCTGCTGGAAACCCACGGCGAGCGACTGGCCGCCGTGATCATCGAGCCGCTGGTACAGGGCGCCGGCGGCATGCAGATGCACGACGCGGCAACGCTGGCTTTCATCGCCGCAGCCTGCGCGCGACACAAGCTGCTGCTGATCGCCGACGAGATCATGACCGGCTTCGGCCGCACCGGCCGCATGTTCGCCTGCGAGGAGGCTGACGAGTTGACCAGCACGATACCCGACATCGTCTGCCTGTCGAAGGCGCTGACCGGCGGCACGCTGCCGCTGGCGGCCACCGTGGCGCGCCGCCATGTATTCGAAGCCTTCCTCGCCGACGATCCCGCCGCCGCCCTGATGCACGGCCCCACCTACATGGCCAATGCGCTGGCCTGCGCCGCGGCCAATGCCTCGCTCGACCTGTTCGAAAGCGAGCCGCGACTGGCTCAGGTGGCCGCCATCGAAGCGCAACTCGCGGCGGAACTCGGGCCCTGTCGCGATCTCGCCGGCGTCGCCGAGGTGCGCGTCAAGGGCGCCATCGGCGCGGTGGAACTCGCGGGCAGAATCGAACTCGACGCCCTGCGCCGCCGCTTCGCCGAGCTTGGCGTCTGGGTGCGGCCCTTCGGCAAGGTGGTGTATCTGATGCCGCCCTTCGTCATTGCCGCCGAGGACTTGACGACGCTGACCGCGGCGGTGCGCCAGGTACTGACGGAACGCGCCCGGCAGCTCTGA
- the dcd gene encoding dCTP deaminase — MAIKSDKWIRRMAAQHGMIEPFEPELVREIDGRKIVSYGTSSYGYDIRCSREFRVFTNIYSTIVDPKNFDSNSFVEMDGDHCIIPPNSFALARTMEYFRIPRNVLTVCLGKSTYARCGIIVNVTPFEPEWEGYVTLEFSNTTPLPAKIYAGEGCAQVLFFESDEVCETSYKDRGGKYQGQVGVTLPKI; from the coding sequence ATGGCCATCAAGTCTGACAAGTGGATCCGCCGCATGGCGGCCCAGCATGGAATGATCGAACCCTTCGAGCCCGAGCTGGTGCGCGAGATCGACGGCCGCAAGATCGTCTCCTACGGCACCTCCAGCTACGGCTACGATATCCGCTGCTCGCGCGAGTTCCGGGTATTCACCAACATCTACTCGACCATCGTCGACCCGAAGAATTTCGATTCCAACTCCTTTGTCGAGATGGATGGCGACCACTGCATCATTCCGCCCAATTCCTTCGCCCTGGCGCGGACCATGGAATATTTCCGCATCCCGAGGAACGTCTTGACGGTCTGCCTCGGCAAGAGCACCTACGCGCGCTGCGGCATCATTGTCAATGTAACGCCCTTCGAGCCGGAATGGGAAGGCTACGTGACGCTGGAGTTTTCCAACACGACGCCGCTGCCGGCCAAGATCTACGCCGGCGAAGGCTGCGCCCAGGTACTTTTCTTCGAATCCGACGAAGTCTGCGAAACTTCGTACAAGGATCGCGGCGGCAAGTACCAGGGGCAGGTCGGCGTCACCCTGCCGAAGATCTGA